Below is a genomic region from Paraburkholderia phenazinium.
GAGCAAACTACGGCGCTCGCCACGGTCCAGACCATCGACCGTATGTATCTCGACGTGACCCGTCCGAGCGTCGACTGGTTAAGACTCCGAAAGGAGTTCAACGCTGGCCGTCTGAAGCAGGCGGGTAACCAGGGCGCAACTGTGCACATCGTCATGGAGGACGGTTCCGACTATCCGCAGCCGGGGACGCTGGCCTTCTCGGACATCACCGTCGATCAGACTACCGGATCGGTCATTCTGCGTGTGGTCGTGCCCAATCCGGAGCACGAACTGTTGCCCGGCATGTTCGTGCGGGCCGAGCTGGAAGAGGGCGTCGATGAGCAGGCGATGCTGGTTCCGCAACTGGCCGTCACGCGGACCGCGGACGGCCGGGCGACGGTCTGGGTGGCCGGTCACGATGGCAAGGCCTATGAGGCGCCCGTCAAGGCCGATACGGCCTACGGCGACCGGTGGATCGTTTCGCAGGGCCTGAAGGCCGGCGATCGGGTGGTGATTAGCGGAGCCAACCAGCTTCAGGATGGCGCGCCGGTCAAGGTGACCGACACCCAGGCTTCCAACGCTCCCGCGGCTAGCAGTGCAGCCGTACACAGTTAAGCGGGGACGAAATGGCACGTTTTTTCATCGATAGGCCGGTACTGGCCTGGGTCATCGCGCTCGTCATCATGATCGCTGGCGTGCTGGCGCTGCGCACGATGCCGATCGAACAATATCCGTCGGTCGCGCCTCCCGTGATCCAGATCGTGGCGACCTATCCGGGCGCCTCGGCCGATACGGTGGCCGCCAACGTCACGCAGGTGATCGAGCAGAGTCTGAGCGGCATCGACCATCTGCTCTATATGTCGTCCACCAGCAGCAATGCGGGCCAGGCCACGATCTCACTGACGCTCGATCCAGGGGCCAACCCCGACATCGCGCAGATGCAGGTGCAAAACAAGGTGAGCCAGGTGTCCGCGTTGTTGCCGCTGGTGGTCGAGCAGCAGGGCATCAACATTTCCAAGGCAAGCAGCAGTTTCCTGATGGTGGTGTCGCTGTCTTCGCGAAGTGGACGGCTAAACTCGATCGAACTCGGCAATCTGCTGGCGAGTCAGTTGCAGGACCCTATCACCGAAATCAACGGCGTCGGCGGTGTGAACCTGTTCTCCCCGCAGCACGCGATGCGCATCTGGCTGAACCCGATCAAGCTGCATAGCTTCGGTTTGACGGCGAGCGATGTGACGACCGCGATCGCCAACCAGAACGTCGAGACCTCGGTTGGCGAACTGGGCGGGACGCCGGCGACCGCGTCCCAGGCGATCAACGCGACGATCACCGCATCGAGCCTGATGCGCACTGCTGACCAGTTCGGCGACATCCTGCTGCGCGTCAATAGCAGCGGCGCCAAGGTGCGGTTGAAGGACGTTGCCCGCGTCGAGGTTGGCGGCGACACCTACGACATCGTGTCCCGCATGGGCGGCAGGCCGGCCGCAGCGCTTGCCATCGAGCTGGCCACAGGCGCCAACGCGATGGCGGTGGCGGCGGCCGTGCGCGCACGCGTGGACGAGCTGAAACCGCAACTACCCGCGGACGTCGACGTCGACTACCCGTTCGACACGACACCGTTCGTGAAGATCTCGATTGTGGACGTCATGAAGACCCTGATCGAATCGGTGGTCCTCGTGTTTCTCGTCATGCTGGTTTTCCTGCGCAGTGTGCGCACCACGCTGATTCCGGCCGTAGTGATTCCGATTGCGCTGCTTGGTACCTGTATCGTGCTTTGGGTCGCGGGCATGTCGCTCAACGTGCTCTCGATGTTCGCCGTGGTGCTGGCGATCGGCTTGCTGGTCGACGACGCCATCGTGGTGGTCGAGAACGTCGACCGGATGATGCGCGAAGAAGGTCTGGGGCCGCGCGAAGCGACACGCAAGGCCATGAAGCAGATCACCGGTGCACTGATTGGGATCACGACCGTGCTGACCGCGGTGTTCATTCCGATGGCCTTTTTCTCCGGGGCGACCGGAGGCATTTACCGTCAGTTCTCCGTCACGATCGTGGCGGCGATGGTGCTTTCGTTGCTGTTGGCGCTCACCTTGACGCCCGCCTTATGCGCCACGCTGCTCAAGCCGGTCAGCGCCGGCGATGCCGCTCACAGCGGGCGGATTGCCCGCTTTATCGAGCATGGCATTGAACGTTACCGCGGCTGGCTGGCTGCTTTTCTCGCGCGTCCGCTGCGCTTCCTGTTTCTTTTCGTCGTGATCGTCGCGGCACTCGCCTGGCTCATGAGCGGGCTGCCCACATCCTATCTGCCCGACGAGGATCAAGGGGTCGTGGTGG
It encodes:
- a CDS encoding efflux RND transporter periplasmic adaptor subunit; amino-acid sequence: MLLLLALGGCGKHLAGGAGDAASATEVGVLVMTPQKIVERTELSGRLSALNVADVRPQISGIVQKRLFTEGAEVTAGQPLYQIDPAMYQATYDQARGVLAKAEATLSDAKAKSSRFAELVKINGVSKQDYDDAIAVVNEDQADVLADRASLESARINLGYTRITSPISGQIGVSSVTAGALVTAEQTTALATVQTIDRMYLDVTRPSVDWLRLRKEFNAGRLKQAGNQGATVHIVMEDGSDYPQPGTLAFSDITVDQTTGSVILRVVVPNPEHELLPGMFVRAELEEGVDEQAMLVPQLAVTRTADGRATVWVAGHDGKAYEAPVKADTAYGDRWIVSQGLKAGDRVVISGANQLQDGAPVKVTDTQASNAPAASSAAVHS
- a CDS encoding efflux RND transporter permease subunit; the encoded protein is MARFFIDRPVLAWVIALVIMIAGVLALRTMPIEQYPSVAPPVIQIVATYPGASADTVAANVTQVIEQSLSGIDHLLYMSSTSSNAGQATISLTLDPGANPDIAQMQVQNKVSQVSALLPLVVEQQGINISKASSSFLMVVSLSSRSGRLNSIELGNLLASQLQDPITEINGVGGVNLFSPQHAMRIWLNPIKLHSFGLTASDVTTAIANQNVETSVGELGGTPATASQAINATITASSLMRTADQFGDILLRVNSSGAKVRLKDVARVEVGGDTYDIVSRMGGRPAAALAIELATGANAMAVAAAVRARVDELKPQLPADVDVDYPFDTTPFVKISIVDVMKTLIESVVLVFLVMLVFLRSVRTTLIPAVVIPIALLGTCIVLWVAGMSLNVLSMFAVVLAIGLLVDDAIVVVENVDRMMREEGLGPREATRKAMKQITGALIGITTVLTAVFIPMAFFSGATGGIYRQFSVTIVAAMVLSLLLALTLTPALCATLLKPVSAGDAAHSGRIARFIEHGIERYRGWLAAFLARPLRFLFLFVVIVAALAWLMSGLPTSYLPDEDQGVVVVLVSTPVGTPLSVTDRTVRLAEDYFLHHEPGTDKVLAIDGFSFNGQGQNNAILFVSLKDWSQRDGTDQQAHAILNRANAHFASLRDAQVFAVNLPAIPSLGNQSGLDFEVEDRAGLGHERLLQARNMLMGLAAKNSALAMTHPAGLDDTPQFHVDIDREKASALGLSIADINNTLEIAFGSSYVNNYIDTGRIQRVFVQADAPYRMMPDDIGQWYVRTAAADGAVLVSGSGPSNFDGQMVPFSAFSTTRWTFGSPQIERYNHMLAMEMTAQTGPGASTGDAMKAIGKIAAQLPKGFSVEWTGQSYQEVLSNSQSLYLYGISIVIVFLCLAGLYESWGMPFAVLLVVPLGALGAVLAVTLRGMPNDIYFKVGLLTTIGLATKNAILIIEFAKELHEQGRDLMDAALEAARLRVKPILMTSIAFVFGVLPLVFSGGAGAESRRAIGTAVTGGMLGATLLAVFYVPLFFILVRKVFKERKLHPDTTNPAETEQ